Within Acanthochromis polyacanthus isolate Apoly-LR-REF ecotype Palm Island chromosome 3, KAUST_Apoly_ChrSc, whole genome shotgun sequence, the genomic segment CCTTCTCCTCATACTGAGTGTTTGCTGCCTCCAAATCTCTCTGCAGACGTTTCTTGCCTTCCTCCAACAGCTCAATGTTTCCTGACATTTCGTCCAGTTTCTTCTTTGCATCTGACAGCTGCACATAAATCAAACTTGTGTTAAGTCACTGatcaaaaaagagaaatctgGATTTTGTCTTTACATAACTTAGGTTTTTTTCAACCCTTCGAGATCAAAAGTAATTTCCTAATGCCTCAAAATTTAGTATGATCATCATTTCATACTTTACTCTTCCACCTCTATCTATTAATAACATGCCATTCTGACCTGGATGTTGAGCGTGGACACATGTCTTTCCACATTCCTCTTGGCTTCCACCTCCTCGTCAAGCTGCTCCTGCAAGCTGTTCTTGTCGTCTTCTGCTTGTCTCAGCTTTGTAGAAAACTGTAGTTTCTGACGTGTCTCCTCAGCTAGCAGGTCCTGTAAACAGCACATCAGCTCAAGGGTCAATACTTTAATTCTTACCTCTTGGTCAGTAGGCATTATTGAGCATATTTTACTGTCAAAGGAGTGCTGGAATTTTACCATGTTTCAGCCTTAAACAGGATCTTAAAAGGCCAGGCCTTAAAAGTCTATTTACCTGTGTGTCTTGGAGTTGGGAGGTCAGACTGGAGACATCTTTGCTTAGTTTGATGTTCTTGCCTTCTGCTTCATTCAGTAGGTTTGTTACACTCTCCAGTTCAACCTGCACAGAGACAACCATGAGGTTACTGGGGCTTCAGTTTTGTGCATATGTGTGACTTATTGTTTAAAATTACTACTTTTTCAAGTGAATTATTGATGTAACATTGGAAAGCCATTTACAGTGATCTTGGAGCAGCGTTCACCCAGCTCAGCCTTCTGCTTCTCGCTGTCAGTGAAGCGTGACTGCAGATCGGCCACCTGACCCTCCAACTTCTTCCTCTTGTTCTCCCCATCTTGTTTGGCCTGAGTCAGTGAGCGGACCTCCATGGTTAATTCTGATGTTTCTTTCTCCAGAGCTTGTTTTGCCTTCTCCAGGTTGGACTTCACCTGAGCGGAGGAGAGAAAGAACATCAGTGCACTGCagataacaaagaaaaaatgaaaattgtatgTAACTTAAGTCCTACCCGTTTGGACTGCTCCAGCTGCTCAGTGAGCTCTTCCACAGCCTGAGTGTGCTTCTGTCTCATCTCATGTATCTGAGCCTCATGGGTTCGGTTCTCCTCATCTATGGCTCTCTTCAGCAGGGTCACCTCCTGCTCACGTTTGGctctgcagaaaaataaatgaagcgtgaagatatttttcatattttacaaataaagcTACCACTGTACCACCACCACCATAGTACTTGTGtttcgtttgtgttttttccagtcttggtttttttcttctctaaaATGAATTGCACAGCTACATCCTTCATATGCATTTACTTTGTAGACTTCCACTGAATAAATATCTGTATATTTGGGTACAGCATGACTAACCTTAGTTCTTGCTGAGTGGCAGTGGTGTCCAGAGTATCTTCTAGCTCTGACTTGAGGGCCTCCAGCTCCTCTCCAAGGTCCCGTTTGATCTTCTCTGCCTTGTTCCTGGCCGCCCGCTCAGAGTCGAGGTCTTCCTGCAGGTCCGAGATGTGTCCTTCGAGCTCTCTGATCTTCTTCAGAGCGTTGTTTTTCTGGGCTGTCTCATCTTCTAACCTGAAGAAAGAAGAGTGCATTGAAGACAGAAATGGGCATAGTTATTGTTACTTTGcgataatgaaaaataaatctgtaattgGTAGTTTTGAATAATTACACAGAAGAAAATCAATTGACCAACAAATAACAGTCAAAGTAACCTAGAATGTGACTTTACCTGGCCAATGCGTTCTGTAACTCTTCCTCCTTCTTGGCAAGCTGAGCTTTGAGATCCGCGATCTGAGCCTGCAGGTCGGCTATCTGCTCTTGCAGGTCGTTGGACTCAGCCTCCAACTTGCGCTTTGCCTTGTCCAGCTCCTGGcgactcttttcttctttcttcaaGCGGACTAGTACAGGAAAGAGATAACACTCAAAAATCTATATGTCTGCAAAGTATGAGTGAAGCCCCCTTAGAGACATCAGTAATTTGTTTTTGAGGATATGCACAAAAGATGATCACCTTCCAACTCAGAGATCATGGACTCGTGTTTATTTTTGAGCTTTGTAAGGTTCTTTgatttctcctcttcctctgccaGGTTTGCACTGAAGTCTGCGATTCTTTCCTCCATCAGCTTCCGCTCctacaaaatatcacaaagcaGGTCATGTATTTAGTAAAATTTGAAATTCCAAAATTGAAGCCTCTCTGATGAATGTTATGTTCCAATATTTACCTTTAGCAGTTTGTTGTTGTGGTCCTCCATGACCAGAATGTCGTCCTCCAACTTCTTGATCTTTCCATCACAAGTAACCTtctccagctgcagcttttgacgagcatcctcctcctcttccagatgttcctccaaTTCCTACATTATAGGAAGAGACACAACACTGAGTTTCTGCTGCAATTTCTTCTCAGTATCAAAGTATAAATAGCTGACAAAGAGAAAAACGCAAGCAATAGCAGCTAAACAACACCAAttaagaaaacaggaaactgaTTTGTAGACCTGCATCTGCTGTTGCATCTTCTTCTTGTCCACCAGCAGCGCCTGAGCAcgttcctcctcttcatccagcCTCGCCTCCATCTCATGGAGGATCTCCTCCAACTCCTGCTTCTTAGCTGCCAGACGGACTCTCATCTCCTCAGCCTCAGCATACAGCTCCGTCTCTGCCTGAAGCTGCTCCTGCAGTGCATTTCTCTCCTCAACAACCTGGACAACACCAACAGAAAAAAGATCAAACTCAGCTTCATTGTCAGCAGAGTCCTGGCAGATCATGAACAGTAGCTTATTATTACTGGCTGGTTTTTATTCTTGTGattacagaaaatgaacatGTGATTTGTAGTTGGACACAATTTTATAAGTCTGGGACATTACAAGAAAGCCAAATATGGTTTAGTAATGTGCTTGTGCCATTGCAGGAGGTTTCATCCTTTACCGATGTGTGTTTCAAGGTGATTTCTTTGAGCTCTGACTCAAACTTTGTAGCAACTTCTTTGGCTTTCACTAGCTCTTCCTCCTTTAGACTCATCTCTTCCTCCTGTCGGGTCACTTGCAGCAGAGGCTTGACCTGCAATTCAGAAGGGTAGACATTGACATCTTGAACATGGGGCAAAAGAAATATTTGAAGGCTTGATTCTACATGAAAATATGAATAGGAATCTGTTGTGTAGCTGCACGGAACATGATCAGCTGACCTTTGTGAAGAGCCTCCACCACTGCCAGTTCCTGAGTTTGAGGTAGGCAGCACAGTTCCTCTGGATCACTTTCATGGCTGTCAGCTGCTGTTGTCTCTTGGCAAATGccctttaaaaacacagcaggagaaCTATTACATCATGTATGATAGAGCGCAACATACACAGTGTTGTAATTTATGGacataaaaacaagaataaaaattaaagctCTGAAATCCTCCCTTTACTTTGACATAAATACGactaaaacactgtttaaaagcCTGAATGTGGTAAAACTTTAAGGAGCGTAATTCACCACTGACAGCTTAATTTATTACAGGGTGAAGCATGTGTGAGGAGGCTTGTATATTCATACTTTCTGGCAAGGAAACCTCGAGCCTGGGCCTGGAAAGCAATGATGATCACAGTGATCTTCAgatctctctcctcctccagctgggcGAGCACTCCTGTGCGGAAGAAGATTTTACTCTGTCCAATCCTGTACAGGTTGGGGTCCAAGTCCAGATGCTTGATCTATAAAGACAAGTGAAAAAGATGAGGTGTTGACAGCTCACATGGGACATCACTACCTCTGTGAGTGAAGAAAACACAGTGCCTGCAATGAATTTTAACAAACATGTATGTGAATTTTGAATTTACCATGAGGCAGCAGGCCTGTTTACCATCCATGAAACCTTTGGGAATAGCATTAGCAGCCAAGATCTCATAGCTGTGCAGATAAAGAGAGATTTCATactcagtatttttaaaaatggtcacagtattaaaactgtatttgaaaCATGAACACATGGTGATAGACTCACCGCTGACGGAACTCCTGGAAAACGATTCGGTTGGGGAAACCTTGCCGACAGATTCTGATTCCCTCCAACACACCGTTACACCTCAGCTGCTCCAGGACCAGGTGGGCATCCAGCTTCCCTGCCTGAGCAGAGCAGGATTTCAGTTTTATAATGCTAGATTTTATAAGCTAATTCTGACTGACTGATGTGTAGTTGTTTTATTTGACTTCAGAAATACATATTTGTTTAAGTTTGACTGTGAAGAGACTGAGGCACCAGATTGGTTGTAAATTAGGGGTCGACTGATCATCACCCTGGCTGATTTTCTGATCTGATACTCAGctatttttttaaccaattcCTCATCAAATAAACAAAGTAAAATGATGTCACTATTGCTGTAATGCATCTGGCTCTCTCTGTCTTTATGAGTAACAGACTATCAAAACTAATgcataaatgttgaaaagttctcttttaattaaacatgtcACTCATAGATAAACAATAGGAGTTCaacaaagttttgtgttggCATTTGTGTTACtctaaatgttgttttctttcctgcaAATGTGTATCCGTTCTAAATATCAGGTGCTGGCTTCCTTGATAACTACTAATCGGTATCGGACTTGAAAAAACATACTGGCTGATCCCTAAAACAGACTGAACAATAACATTATGCTTTGTGTGAGGCACTGCTGTGGTTATCTCTTGTACATGATTTCTGGTCTCACATCATGACTATCAGTCAACACTGGaggataaatgttgaaaaatcctgtttttacTGAACACATACATAATAAACAAGgtttataaataaatagaaattatGTTATTCTAAATTTTTGACACCAAGAGTTAAATTTTTACTAGTTCCATTTAGTTCATAAGTATCAGCCAAAACACACATCTGTTTTCTCAAATGCTTATTCTATTCCTGGCCACAATGACCATAAAGACCATAAAGATAAAATAACTGAACTCTCACCAGAATATCTGTAATATCTTGCATTTTAAGTGCAGTAATATTATGCTGATGGAAGTGAGCATCACATTGACTGTGCAGTCTCTGTTTCTTTATGCTGCTaccagctttaaaaaaatatatgagaGGTGTGAGGTCTCTTTATCTTCTTATCTTGCACTTAAATTCCTTTTTCTACCACAGACAGGAGTTGCTCTAAGATTTTGTTATGCAGCTGTGCAATTACAATAAGGGCATTCTATTCTACTCTAATCTATGTCTCCAAGAAGATGTATACATTTCTGCACATGGCCCTCGTCTGCAACAATATGTTCGGTCAAATGGATTTTTCATCTATAATACTGATTGTTTTTCACAACATGCTGAAACAAAGCTTGCCATACGAAACACTAGAGTGTTCCTTACTCTCTTCTCGTGGTTGGGAATGATGCATCTGACGAAGTTGGGCTGGGTGTTGTGCAGTGTGGTCATGAGTTTAGCCAGAGACTCCTTGTAGAGCTGCCCCACTGTGCGGAACATTCCCTTCTTGGTCTTTGAGCCACTTGGCATGGAGCTGTCGGACATCTTGGCTATTGTGTCGAGACCCACCACTCTGTccgctgaaaaaaaaacaacacgcaAAACAAAATGTACAATCAGCTTGTGTTCCGTCTCATGCCAGTTAAATCTAGAATCATCCAATCTAATCTAATGCCCCAACATTTTATCagtaggaaaaaaagacaaaaacaggtgCAGTGTATGTAGGGGTGTGGACAGCTTTGCACTATTGTTCAAATCAGATATCTCACAATCTTTCCAGAGGTCTTGCACAAACTGGCTGGAAGAATTGTTGAGCAGTGATGTGACGTTGTCATTTAGAGGGTCCATGTTCTTTGTCAGCCAGGCTGTGGCATTATAGTCaacctaaaaacaaaacagcaccaaTGTTATGTAATGAGCTTCACTGAAACATGTTTTTCCCCCTAAGATGTCTGCAATCAAAACCACTTCAAACATCCCCTTATGCTCACCTTCCCTGCATAATGAAGAACAGAGAACTCAGTTTTGTCTTTGAGCTGCTTCGGTTTGGCAAATTTTATGTGGTTCCCCTGTGTGTTCAAGAGTTTCTCAACGAAAGAGACATCTGTGGCTTTGGGGAACCAGCACTCCTCATCCAGCAGGGCCAGGATACCAGGAGGGTTGTTCTGCAGAGAATATGCAATGATAACTAAGTCTGGCCAAAAGAAGACATATCCTACTAAATCCCTAAATATCTCCGCTAGGCCGGGGAACTTATTGGACTTAACCGTTAAGAACAGTGGATTTAACTGACATTGGGATCTTATCATCTCATTACTTACTGGCCTCTCGATGAGCTCGATGCAGGGCTGCAGGTCGAGGCCGAAGTCGATGAAGTTCCACTCGATGCCCTCCCTCTGGTACTCCTCCTGCTCCAGGATGAACATGGTGTGGTTgaagagctgctgcagcttctcatTGGTGTAGTTGATGCACAGCTGTTCGAAGGAGTTGTCCTGCAACAACCAGAAGACATTGCTGAAGACACAAATCGCACACATTATCTTTTGTGTATCTTTCGCGGTTTGCCTGGTCACATTTGACTCTTCTGTGTTCAACATACCTCAAAGATCTCAAAGCCAGCAATGTCGAGGATTCCCAGGAAGGAGGCTCCCTGGCGTTTGGTCTTGTCGAGGGCTTTGTTGACTCGGGCCAAGATCCAGCGGAACAGTCGCTCAAACACGGCTTTAGCCAGCGCTTCGATAGCAAAGTCAGCCTaacaaacatgcagaaaacGAGACATGTTAGAAGTATTGTTCAAACGCTGATCTTGTACACTTTTTCTTATGCTTTCATGTGGTTCATTCATTTAGTACCTGCTCTTTGGTCTGTGCCTTCTGCACCACCTCTCTGCCCACTTTGATACGAGGGGTGAGGATGGCTCGGGTGAAGTCTGTCACATTGATGCCTTGAAGGTGGCACACTTTCTGGGCCGCTGGAGAGACAAGCAGAAACACCAAATTTCATGTGTCTTTCTTGAATGTGTACATTTTGCTCATTGctgtagattaaaaaaaaatattgtagtTTGCCAAGTCAGTAAATGCTGATCACTGTATGCTAAAGGACTTTCTAATAGTAAGTGGTGTCTAACCAGTGTTGTCTGGCATAGTGGCCTGTTCCTGGTTTCTCTCTTTCTTGAATTCAATGTTCCCCAGCTGCATGACTGTGGAGCAAACCTTCAGGATATctgcaacagaaaaaacaaaagttagcATCACAGGGAATCAGCAGCATAAACAAACAGATATATTTTATAGTGTGGCACAGTGCCAATAGAATCTTCACATGCATCCAACAGTGAAACTGCGTTAGTTTACACTCAGTTGCAGTGGTGGGACCTGATAAAAAACTATAATGAGGCTATAATTAGTCTGGAGATAATACAGTAGTGTTTGCGATGGCAtccagacacaaaataacaatgcCACTCACATACCAAATAGTCCAGTAATGCTAAAAGATACAGGAGTGACTGGACACACATTAGCCACAGTATTCATTGTATCACATCAAACTTATAGCTGATACCAGTTCTCTCCTCGTCAGTGATGCCCATGATGTTCATGGCCTCCATGGTCTCTTCGAACATCTCGTCGTCTTGCTGTCCAGTAATCTGAACGTGACCGGCACTCAGGAAGCGATAATTACTGAAGGGCTCCAGAAGAAGCTCctctgacaataaaacacagcaaattAAAGAGTTAGTGGCTTGGGATTTAACTTCTCATGAAGTTGTTGCTTCTGTGAGCAAATAACATGAGTGATCATCGATAATACAAAGCaggacatttttctgctttaattttattgttgtgATTGAACATCAGTTCCTCACTTGAGGAAATTTTGCAACTTCATGGCCTTAATATGCAACTAAAACATGAATGGAAGTCAAATAGAAACCAAAATTGACTTTCACTTTCTTCTCTCTAAAATTTGATTCGAGAAAGAGTACAAGTGACTTTCACATGACAGAGACGATATGTAACTGAGCAGTAATATTATGGAGTTATTGAAGTTAGAAAAATGTGATTCGCACTAAAGTTTGAGATTATGATGTGTTCATGTTCTATAAACGTCCTCATCATCTCACCACGCAGTTTGTTTTGGGCACCAGCAATCATGTAGTAGAAGATATGAAAAgctctttctgtctttgcctGTCTGATACAGCGAGACTTCTCCAGCAGGTCTGAGAACAGTCAGCTGTTAAAgaatatacagtaaatgtgcTTTTTGCTCAGTATATAAATCTCTGTTCTGCTCTCAAAAATATAATATTGAATGACATAACTAAAAGCATACCTTATGTAAGGAAAGTAGATTATAAGTACTCGAAATGAATTCctattgaacattttttaacagcTAAAATTACAGAAGATGTGTAGatacaaaatacacacatttttgttctttttgggTTTGAGTTAAacaagttttaatttttgttgctgaatattattaaaaaacaacattaataaACTCCTAagttggaaaaaagaaaaccctCTCACAAATAAGAAGATATTATTCTACGATAATGTTAAAAAGCAGGTGGTGTGATGACACCCATTAAATTTGACTTCATGGGCAGGTGAAGTCAAAGGTTTCTAAATAAATAAGGATACAAGTCTCAATGTTGGCTCCAACAATGTAGCCGGTCACATCAAAGTTGATACGGATGAACTTTCCCTGTGAGAGAGATGATGAAAGTAACAGAAATAAATggtatgattttaaaaaaaatgcacaaaaataaatcagaaatatagCTGACTTAAAggtgcagaaaaatcacagccACTGTCATAAATATCAAACTCACAAATCGGGAGgagttgtcatttttgatggTTTTAGCATTTCCAAAGGCCTCCAGGATGGGATTGGCCTGCAGGAGTTGCTTCTCCAGCTCCCCCTAGTGATGACAGTGATACACAGAAATGTCAGTATTCAGCACTGAATGAGGTGCAGGTTGTTCGAGTGTTTGGTGGAGACGATGTGGTTCAGGCTTGGTATTGGTTAGGGGAAGTTCACTTAAATGATATTAGAGATGAAAGAAGAAGGACCGAATTGGCTCCTTGTCAATCAATAAATATCCTGACAAGTAAATCTATAACAAGCTGTGAGAGGATAATATAACTCCTGACTAATCTCCTACAGTATATTATGTAACACAGACACATGACCTGAAGACCATCAGCTTTGAGAGAAATTGGTAAAatgaggagaagctgctgatgACAATGGGGAAACAGAGTGAGGGAATGAAGGTTGTGTTGGGTCAGAGAAGGCATCCACATACTGCTAACAGCACAGAACCCTTGATGAATCCCAACAAAGTCTCTGCATTCGGTGTGTCGGGTGAATTGAAAATGATTCTGATTCACAAACAGCCTTCTCGGGAGATGCGATTTGCTTCCAGCGTGACTGCAGAGGCGGTGGAGAGCTGATGATGGTCGGTAAATGAGGTGGACACCCCGTCACTGTTCATCAAGCTAATCCACCTGATCAAAGTGGTCTGTCTTAGCCTGCATCCAGGTCAGGTGCTGCAGACCTCTGCCTAAACTCCCCTGCTAAAAAACACCCTCTTTAGCAGCTTTGTAAAAGAACTAAAGCCAGGAAGAAGGAGAGGAGCATGGCTGGTGTTAATACTGAGATCAAAAATGGTTAATGGTGAGATGAAAACAAtgatgaagtcaaatgatggaCAGGTTCAGACAATTGGTAGCTTGTATGTATTTGCTTAAATTCATAATATGTTCTTACTAATGAAGATACATTTTATTCAAAAGCATATTAAAAGAGTGTAAAATAAAGGCTAAAGTGTTACATGCCTCTTGTGGataatttgacatattttactGAACATTTTGCTGTCGTGTTGGGTAAAGTCTAGCTATcagaataacagatttttttaatgtttaaggaaagacagaaggatACAGACCCGCCGAAGAGGTGCAGTTCAGAGTTGGCAAAGCAGAGAGGAAGGTCCTGTTTATTTAAAGTCACTGGGGGgagaaaagggagagaaaagaaaagcagagacaGAGCACAGCAAGACGACGGAGAAAGTTACAGCTGATGGGAAGGATTGTTCTTTGAGACTTTCGTTGAAGCACAAATAGATGAGCAGCAGGAATcaaagaagcaggaaaaagaGATCAACCAAATGCTATTTCTGTTCAGACGAGGTCCTTGGGAGTCTCGAGGTCCTAAAGGGCATTATTTCCTCTGGGAAAAGCCTCTCTTTGACTGACAAATTGCTCGTTCCAATACATACCTACAAAACTAGACTAACACCTTCACGTTTGCACAGAAAGAGTTGTTAATAATGGCTTGATTGAGTTTTAAAAGCCAGTAAAGACTCACGATGAGGGTTTTTTTCAGGAACTCAACAAACCACAGGATCCGGTGTTCCACATCAGGGCATTTGGTGAAGACGAGGAGGACAGGGGGGTAGGTAGGAGAGGAAGGGGGGAGGCCGGTGTTTGATAGACAAAAACAGGAGATGGGCATGCTCACACGGTGCTCGGTTGATCTGTGAGAGACCCTTTCACTGTCAGGGATGTTTTAGAACAATCTCCGCTGGCAGTGAAAGGGTGTCCATAGAAGACGCACGTCACAAAAAGTAAAACCTCAACAGGGTAACCAGTTCAGGAGGCAAAACTAGACGTCCATCACTGAGGTCTGGAAAGTGACCGCGAGACAAAACTCTGATGATGATCATGCAGCCTAAATCAGCTCTGGTTGATGACGAATGTTAGGGTCAACACCATCTACCTGAAGAGCACTAAGATTCTTGACTAAATGGtggagatgttttctttttccagtgACGCTATCTTCATGCACTTTTTCTAAGCTaaggaacacacacaaacaccacacacaaatacacactccAGGCATTCCCCTTTACTCACGTAGGCAAACTGTGATCCTGATTGTTGCTATTTGAAAGGAAATGGTAATATACAGGATTAAACTGGGCAGTTTTCCTACATATGTCAATGTGTGAGGGAACAGATGGATGACAGATCCGAACCAACATGACGTCTTCACACTTACAGCGCTGGAGTCCTTCTTGCCTTTGTGTGAGGAGGCAACGACTGCCAGATACTGGATGACCTTCTTGGTGTTCTCCGTCTTTCCGGCACCGGATTCACCGCTAGAGAGGGGAAAAGTGGGATTAAAAGATACAGAGgagagatgagagagagagagcatgaAGATAAGCAGCACTGACAGGTTCTCTGTTCACAGTTCAATAGCCTCGTTTAATGGAATGGAAATCATGTGCAGGAGAAACAACAGCAGAAGCGCCTGGCTCAAAGCATAATGTTATTGTTTGGTTGGTCGTAGGGCTGTTTTTTCAGGACTGATACCAGTTAGGAAGACCAATAACCAATGTTTGCAGTATAGATGAAAATACTGATAGAAAAATTTAGAATAGCACAAACTCTGATGCAAAACATGCTTgaaatgcttttgtttatttagcTCTGATCGACCTGTAAGCTGCATTGATTCTTTAACAATCGCTAAACATTTAAGGTAAAATGGGATGTAAAAGTCTGAAGATTCAACCACTTtgagtattttacattttgaaaaataatgtattttctttgttgctGAGAGTTACCTGAGAAATTGCAAACTCTTTTTCAGAAGCTGCTTAATTCACTTAGCAtaaagacagaaacactgacagtttttttatttgaagaaaatctttttttctagCGTGTCTGCTTTCATTTGATGGGTGACAGTAGTGAGATAGACAGCTGTTTCCACTCCAGCGTCAGatgttatgctaagctaagctaactggctgctggctgtagcttcatatttacagtACGAATATGACACTGGTATATTTTCATCTGACTTTCAGTAAGAAATCTCCCAACACTctaaatttacatttatttcttttaactCATGTCTGCAGCTCTGACCTCACGACATGACACCAGTGTGTTTACACAGCTGGATGGAACCTCTTATTGCAATCAAAAATTATTAGGAGTTATATGATAAAACTTGTCAGGTTTGTCAGAAATCTAAAACGTATGCTACCTTTTAGAGATAATATATAACTCAAACGTTTTCAAACAGAAGCAAGAACACATTCTTTCTCTGCAGAAAGTGATCCTGAATACTTGAGGGAAAGTTGAATGATCCCAGAGCCATCAGAGCTCAGTTGTGGAGCCATAAAAGGCATGAGATGCTCTGCGTGTGATGGTTTGGCCGCTCAAAGGGGAATCTAACTTCTCTGTCCTGCTCAGGTTCGGTGGCGACAAACAACATCCAGGCTCCAGCTGTTACTGCAGGATAAATTCTAGTGAGTTTTTCCTCCAGGTTGTTTATCAGACTGTCTCATCCTGCACAGGCTGCTTCACCTCAGTGCACTTCACATACAATCATAGCATTATTTGAAAGGATATGCATAATATTTCACCATATTATGAACATCAAGATatgcttttgtcttttgttacaGTTTTGGGGAATTATAATCTTGCTTCCTGTATATTATTGCGCATTTTAATACACTAGTGTTAAAAAACAATATGTGACAACACCTGAAAGTGAGAGAATGTGTTCTGAAGGGTTAAAAATCCACAAGACACTACACTGAGCAAAATCCACACAATTCAGAGGGCTGAATTACAGGCATTCTTTCATTAATGCATCTAAAGACTTTAAACCCTCAGCAGGATTACACAAGGATGCAAATCTGTTTCACCAGCATCCTGCTATTTTACAGCCAATATGCTCATTTCAGAAGACCAGTTTATTTACACCAAGGAAACTGGTGACCCTGCTGAGATGCAATGTCAACATCTCTAGAATAGATTTAGCGGCTCCCAGCAATTTCCCATGGCAAATTCTCTCTAACGTGTGCAGGAATATGTGGAATATTGTCACCATTAGGATCACCATAATACACTCAGTGAGCAGAAAATATAGCTTTTAAAATCTAATACAACATGATGCTACATGAAAATGTGACTTGAAACCGTATTAAATTCTACATTTTGTGATAATATTAGAGGTGATGTTGTACTAATAGGCCAAATTATGACAATTCTTTCATAACTTGAATAAAAATGGTCCTAAATCAGCCATTAAACagtgatcttttttttctcctttttactcacagtttattctgaaatataaagtcctgcacctctatggaaacagcacaaccatggattgaagtagagagaacttaaaCCTGTCTTTCATGTAGAAAAACAGCTGTAGACTCAAAGTgccc encodes:
- the myh11a gene encoding myosin-11a isoform X1 → MSNKAPSEDEKFLFVDKDFLNSPMAQADWAAKKLVWIPSERHGFEAASVKEEHGDEVLVELADNGKKVTVNKDDIQKMNPPKFSKVEDMAELTCLNEASVLHNLRERYFSGLIYTYSGLFCVVVNPYKMLPIYSEKIIDMYKGKKRHEVPPHIYSITDNAYRNMMQDREDQSILCTGESGAGKTENTKKVIQYLAVVASSHKGKKDSSAGELEKQLLQANPILEAFGNAKTIKNDNSSRFGKFIRINFDVTGYIVGANIETYLLEKSRCIRQAKTERAFHIFYYMIAGAQNKLREELLLEPFSNYRFLSAGHVQITGQQDDEMFEETMEAMNIMGITDEERTDILKVCSTVMQLGNIEFKKERNQEQATMPDNTAAQKVCHLQGINVTDFTRAILTPRIKVGREVVQKAQTKEQADFAIEALAKAVFERLFRWILARVNKALDKTKRQGASFLGILDIAGFEIFEDNSFEQLCINYTNEKLQQLFNHTMFILEQEEYQREGIEWNFIDFGLDLQPCIELIERPNNPPGILALLDEECWFPKATDVSFVEKLLNTQGNHIKFAKPKQLKDKTEFSVLHYAGKVDYNATAWLTKNMDPLNDNVTSLLNNSSSQFVQDLWKDSDRVVGLDTIAKMSDSSMPSGSKTKKGMFRTVGQLYKESLAKLMTTLHNTQPNFVRCIIPNHEKRAGKLDAHLVLEQLRCNGVLEGIRICRQGFPNRIVFQEFRQRYEILAANAIPKGFMDGKQACCLMIKHLDLDPNLYRIGQSKIFFRTGVLAQLEEERDLKITVIIIAFQAQARGFLARKAFAKRQQQLTAMKVIQRNCAAYLKLRNWQWWRLFTKVKPLLQVTRQEEEMSLKEEELVKAKEVATKFESELKEITLKHTSVVEERNALQEQLQAETELYAEAEEMRVRLAAKKQELEEILHEMEARLDEEEERAQALLVDKKKMQQQMQELEEHLEEEEDARQKLQLEKVTCDGKIKKLEDDILVMEDHNNKLLKERKLMEERIADFSANLAEEEEKSKNLTKLKNKHESMISELEVRLKKEEKSRQELDKAKRKLEAESNDLQEQIADLQAQIADLKAQLAKKEEELQNALARLEDETAQKNNALKKIRELEGHISDLQEDLDSERAARNKAEKIKRDLGEELEALKSELEDTLDTTATQQELRAKREQEVTLLKRAIDEENRTHEAQIHEMRQKHTQAVEELTEQLEQSKRVKSNLEKAKQALEKETSELTMEVRSLTQAKQDGENKRKKLEGQVADLQSRFTDSEKQKAELGERCSKITVELESVTNLLNEAEGKNIKLSKDVSSLTSQLQDTQDLLAEETRQKLQFSTKLRQAEDDKNSLQEQLDEEVEAKRNVERHVSTLNIQLSDAKKKLDEMSGNIELLEEGKKRLQRDLEAANTQYEEKASAYDKLEKTKNRLQQELEDTLMDLDSQRQIVSNLEKKQKKFDQMLAEEKSISSKYADERDRAEAEAREKETKALSLARALEEAQDAREELERANKALKVEMEDLVSSKDDVGKNVHELEKSKRGLEAQVEEMKTQLEELEDELQAAEDAKLRLEVNMQALKAQFERDLQGRDEMGEEKKRQLVKQVRELETELEDERKQRALAAAAKKKLETDMKDLEGQIETANKGREEAIKQLRKLQGQMKDYQRELEDTRAAREEVLSSARESEKKAKSLEAELMQLQEELAAAERARKQAEAERDELSDELASNSSGKSALADEKRRLEAKISQLEEELEEEQSNMEILNDRLRKSTQQVDQLNNELQTERSTSQKNESARQQMERQNKELKAKLQEMENQVKSKFKSSIAALEAKVAQLEEQLEQENRDKQASAKNIRQKDKKLKDMMLQVEDERKQAEQYKDQADKANARVKQLKRQLEESEEESQRATAARRKLQRELDEATETNDAMSREVNSLKSKLRRGNEPSFASTPRRMGGGRRVVEDASEEEADSQNDFNGTKSAE